The nucleotide sequence AAAAATGGGCGCTATTGACAAGAGAAGTCGAAAAGAACCTGATGTTAATCCAATTTCGATTTCATTTCCTGAAGCATCAAGAGCCGCCAGAATCAAAAGTAATGAAAATATCGAAGACCTTAACAGACCAAAAGACATGATTTCTTATCCTCAAGCTTATTAAACTTTTTAGTTGAATTTGCTGATAAGGAAGATAACCGATAGAAAGTTTATATTCACAACGCTACTTAAATCATAAGAACAATATAGTAGATATTTTTGAGTCCGCTAACTTTCTTGTTACTCATCAAAATCCATAATAAGACCAGTCACAGAAAAGCAAATTTCCAGTTAAATACCAGATAAAGAGTTCTTCACTGGTTCACTTTTGTAGTAGCGGTCTGTTCCAGCATCTCATCACTAAATGAACGACTATGTTCATGTAAAACAAGAGCAGTCGGCGTCAACTGGTGCAACAGCCGCAACCCGTCAGTCAATTCTGATCTCTCAGCCTAAAAGCATTGGCAAATTCATCGCTTTAAGCGATGATGCGCTTCTGCCATCACCTATTAAACACTGATTCACTTATGACGCTTACACACAGCCAGTCTACACAAGCTTTGCTAACCATTGCCGCAGTGGTCGTTATTCTTGCGGGCATCCGCCTCAGCAGCGATATTATTTCACCGCTGTTGCTGGCTTACTTTATTTCGATGATGCTAAATCCTGTTATCAGCGGACTGGAAAGACTGTATCTGCCAAGAGCTCTGGGAGTTTTGCTGGTGATTTCACTGCTGGTGCTGCTCTGTGCGTCACTGATGGGAATGGCAGGTCATGCTGCCCAGGAGTTTTCCAGAGTTCTGCCGGGTTATCGTCAGGACCTGCTGGAAATGATCACGCGTTTTCAGGGGTCGTTGCTGAAAAGAGGCATCACTGTGGATTTCAGCACTCTGTTTAATACCCTTGATACTCAGTGGCTGTTTAATCTTGCCACCTCGCTTTTTTCCCGCATGAGCAGTGTCACCAGTTACGTCGTGGTGATCTTACTGACCGTAGTATTCATGCTGTTCGAGGTGCCTCTGCTGCAAGGCAAACTTCAGCGTGCGCTGCCCGACCCGGAGCGGCAACTTCTGGATGTTGAACGTTTTGTTTCCAGCGTCAATCGTTATGTGGTTCTGAAGTCCATCCTCAGTGCCATCACCGGTCTGTCCGTGGCAGTAATGTTGCAGATGAAAGGGGTTCAATTCTACGTGCTGGCCGGACTGGTGGCATTTTTTCTTAACTTCATTCCCAATATTGGTTCTATAATCGCCGCCATACCGGGCATCCTTATCACCCTGCTGCAACAGAGCCCCGGCGACGCTGCGCTGGTCGCAGCCGGTTATGTCGCTATCAATATGGTGATCGGCAACCTTGTGGAGCCGAGGGTTCTGGGCAAAGGGCTTGGGCTGTCATCCCTGGTCGTTTTTCTGTCACTGGTATTCTGGGGCTGGCTGTTGGGGCCCATTGGTATGCTACTCTCTGTCCCTCTGACCATGTGTATAAAAATTCTGTTGGAGTCGTCTCACCACAATGGCCTTGCACAATTACTGGGGGCGGGTGACGATATAAGTAATCTTCAAGAGGCATAAGCTATGCAGCAGGATCATCAGGAACAGCAATGGCTTGACTGGGTAGAACAACTGAGAGCCATTGCCCAGAACGGGCTGGCTTATGCTGATGGGCATTTTGATATCGAACGCTACCACCAGCTACAAACAATCGCCCATGATATGACAGCTCACCTCAGTGGTGCCCCCAGGTCTAAAGTTGATCAATACTTTGTCGGAGAAAATGGTTACACCACCCCCAAGCTGGATATACGGGCTGGCGTGTTCAAAGACGACAAAATTCTTCTGGTGAGAGAACGTTCCGATGGTTGCTGGGCATTGCCCGGAGGTTGGGCAGATGTCTGCGAATCACCCGCCCAGGGTGCTGAGCGGGAAACTCTGGAAGAGTCCGGGTATATCGTCAAAGCGGTGAAGCTGGCTGCCGTACGGGATACCCATCGCCACCCCTATCATCCACGCAATGCCCACCATCTTCTGAAACTGCTGTTTCTCTGTGAACTTCAGGGCGGAGAGCCAAAAGAAAACATCGAAATTTCCGAGATTGATTTTTTCGATGTTAAACAGCTGCCGCCCCTCTCTCAGGGCAGAACCATTGCTGAAGATGTTGCCCTGATGGTAAGGCATAAAGAGCACCCGGAACTGCCAACAGAATTTGACTAAAAAGCAGCGTTAAAACTGACAAGCTTTTAAATAAATTTCATCTATCCTGAAGCCCACCTGTAATATTTTAATAAGGTGGGCTTCTTGAAAAACAAAAATTTTAATAAAAACACCATAAAGGTGCTGCTTATTTTTCTGCTGCTTTGGCAGACTGAATTGTGGGCAGGCTTTAGGCGGATTGATGAGACTCAAATTGAATATGATGACCCTAATGAATTCAAGAAAATTTTAATTAAATTTGATGGCTATGTACCAGCTGCCATTCTTGCGAACAAAGCAAAAGAAGACGCTGAATCAGCTGCATCATCAGTTGCATTAAAGTATCAGGGAAAAACCTTGACTGTTCGTGCCAGAGGTAGCAAATTCACGTTTGCTGTTATACCTAAAATTTATACGATTGAGGCCATAAGGTTTCACAATGGAGATACTGGGTTCCTTATACATACAAGGGATAACAGGCATTTCCTGATTCTGGATATTATGATAAGACAGAGATTAGCGCTTGCTATACCTCCACATCATCCAATGCAGCAATTCACTCAACAAGGCTTTCAGGGATTATATGAAACAGGGGCTTTACCAGTTGATACATCAAGTTATTATATGTCTTTTAATCATAATCCGGATTTACTACCCACAGTATTACAGAGTCTCCGTGAGTCAGGAATCCACACCACCGAAAGAGATCTTGATATTCGCTTGAGTTACACTGTACAAGTTCATCAAAACGTCGAATGGCATCCCTCTGAGAACCGTTTTGAGCTTCCTGGTCTTGACTCTTCCAGAGATCCTGACAGCTTCAGGTATACAAGATTAGAAACACAAGCTCTACAGTAACATCATACTTCATTTTCATTAGCAAAAATCAGCCGGGAGTTATCTGACATCCCCATCCTCATAAGAGGCAGCTGAGCATATTGGCGCTCAGCTGCCTCTTATGAATCAGGCAGTACCACCCACCGTAATGTCATCAATCTTCAGGGTTGGTTGCCCCACCCCAACAGGCACCGACTGTCCATCTTTGCCACAGACACCAATACCTGTATCCAGCTCCAGATTG is from Endozoicomonas gorgoniicola and encodes:
- a CDS encoding NUDIX hydrolase, producing MQQDHQEQQWLDWVEQLRAIAQNGLAYADGHFDIERYHQLQTIAHDMTAHLSGAPRSKVDQYFVGENGYTTPKLDIRAGVFKDDKILLVRERSDGCWALPGGWADVCESPAQGAERETLEESGYIVKAVKLAAVRDTHRHPYHPRNAHHLLKLLFLCELQGGEPKENIEISEIDFFDVKQLPPLSQGRTIAEDVALMVRHKEHPELPTEFD
- a CDS encoding AI-2E family transporter: MTLTHSQSTQALLTIAAVVVILAGIRLSSDIISPLLLAYFISMMLNPVISGLERLYLPRALGVLLVISLLVLLCASLMGMAGHAAQEFSRVLPGYRQDLLEMITRFQGSLLKRGITVDFSTLFNTLDTQWLFNLATSLFSRMSSVTSYVVVILLTVVFMLFEVPLLQGKLQRALPDPERQLLDVERFVSSVNRYVVLKSILSAITGLSVAVMLQMKGVQFYVLAGLVAFFLNFIPNIGSIIAAIPGILITLLQQSPGDAALVAAGYVAINMVIGNLVEPRVLGKGLGLSSLVVFLSLVFWGWLLGPIGMLLSVPLTMCIKILLESSHHNGLAQLLGAGDDISNLQEA